AACATGGCAACACCACTGCATGGCTTCTGGAGCTATCTCACTGTACAACATGCAGGTTACTATGAGAACAATGTGTAACTTACGCTGCTCTTTAGCTTTAAGTTTTTGGCTTGACATTCTAGTCACACATACACAAATACTCATATGTTCCTTAATTTCCTTGAGGAAGTCTAATTTTGTTGCATATAGTTAGAAATTCAATGCTTTTTGGATATAGATACAGTCTTCCAAAAGCATCTTATAAGTTACAGGGTAATGTCCTGACAAttacttaaaatgtatttgatagATACATAGACTAAGCAATACCAAACTGatctataaattaaaaatggtGATACATCTACAGTGTTGATTTAAGATGTTGAGAAGCTGCTGGATATCTGACGTAAAAgagtttgtgttttttccctAACACTATTCTACCTAGAAAACTAAAACTGagtgtgcatatatatatatatttacatatataattCACAACTTTTAAAGACTTTATAAACTTAATTGGAACCAGGCCCTCTTTAACGTGTATTGACTGTATATTAATGCAGAAAAGAGTTTCATTCACAGAGCATGAGCTACAACAGGATTATTCGCAAGAGCAAAGATCACTCACATGAATAAAGATTCGGTGGCTCAGTTACTCTACtgataaaatgaatgaaatccTTCTCCAAACACCATCCAGACGTGTTTTCTTGCCACTTATTGAGGCAAGTTTACTTCTGTGTTGTCCCAGCTTAATTAACTGAAAACACATAATTATGAATGAGAACTCTGATagggcagaagaggaaaaatgcttCTCGGTGATGAACTTGCAGCCCAAACACAAAATAACCAGTTCTGTTTGTGCAGGAAAAGCAACCCCCTCCTGCTACATTATCCCATTGATCTAAAAACATTTACATCTCCTTTGTTAACGAGTTGTCAGCAGAAATTTCATAATCACTGAGGAATTACAAGTGCACCTCAAGAGATCTTCTGTGAAGATTCTATTTTTGCCTCTAAGTTTTGTACATCGTATATCTTAGGCTTTTATTGCACGTTCTTGGCTTTCATGATTCATCACAAATAATTCAAACTGGATTGACAAAAGAGGCTGTACAATGAGCATAGGAACTGCACATTATGCTGCCCATTTAGTCAAAACTAATTAAAAGGACTTCGTAAAATCCAACATAAGgtattttctcctcctcttttacACTGCTTTGTGATTGATATTCAGTGTTGGCGTGGCGAAAATGTATAGTTTGGAAGACTTCTGCCCAAGATAATGAAGTCTGATTAAACAGTTCTTGTGGCTACGGCAAGAGCAATACCCTCACCTGTATAAACTCTGTTATCTGTACAATACGCACTGAAACTAAACAAATACAACATTAAGAGCTTACAGATAAACAAGAAACTCCTTTGAAGTACTACTACAGCAATGTTAACTTAAGGCACTGTGCTGCAATGCACTACTATAGGGAGCTGACTGCAAGAGACAAAGATTAAACTTCATTTTGCTAAGAACTAAACAGTTTTAGAAGAAACAAGTGTTCAGTTAGAGAAGTCTATAACAGGTTTTGAAAAGCCACGTTCAGCTTCAACCTTCAGCCTTTCAATCCTGTCTTCAACATACTTCATAAAAGTGATGGTACTGTCACATATTATAAGCAGACATTTAATACAAACCTGGCTTCACGTGCCAATCTTGATTTTCAAAGTGATGGAAAGATGAAGGTTTTCCTTCAGaacagtgaagcagcagcacagtttttgttttcactatGTATTTTTGGAAAAGGAAGCACTGGTATATGGGGTAAACCTATGAAAGATTAATGCTTCATAGATGCTCTCCAAGTGAGAAGAAAGTAGCATTGCATTAGAACCTACCTCCACAAATGAAGATAAGAATTTCAGCTATCTGATTTGGGTCATGTGCCATGGAAGCACTGTTTATCAACAATCCAGATTAATTTTGGATGCATAATTACCCAGTCTTGAAAGTTCACTTCACATTGATGCCGAATTAACAGCAGGGCCTATGCTAAAGGGGTATACAAAGGCTCACACATGGAAGGCTCTGAAGAAATCAAGCTACAACCATAAGCCTGACTTGCAAAAATTCATGGGAATTTGTCCTGCAGGACATCTTCAGACCTAATGCTGAGCAATGGGGAAAGGAACTCACTATTGCAAAGCCAAACATACCCAGCActggcactgcagcagaggCTGATTGGAATTGTAGGTGCTGCCCTTCAGAAGAAATTGCTGAGGAGATAAAAAGCAATGTGCAGAAAATAAGGACTACAAACAACACCTGTTAAATTAAACCAAAGATAATCCTTTATTCTTCAAAGACCTCACTTTTTCTTTAGTCCCACTTAAGTCATTAGAAATTTTCTGAGGTGGTGGGATTTCTACTGTAGCGCTACAGCTCCTGAAGGGGAATTCAGGAAAATAGCTGTTTTCTTCTATGGAAATTCAAGAGTACCTTACCTCCTTGGAcgcactggcagcagcagctggcctCAGAACCAGTTTAACTACCTTCCTATTATTCAGAAGAGTAATTCTCTACTGGTACATCAAAATTCAGACACCGCACATCTCCACGCTGGTTTCCCCATTTCCTAATTAAACACAATCCTTCCAAGAGGGACAGGTACGCATAGCAAGATGAGGTATAGATGTGCCTATAGGTGGCACTCTTGCCCTGACACAACACTGAAGGACCACCAAGCATCAGCGCTAGTTTCTGTTAAACAACAGACACCCAATTCAGTTCAGAAACTTACTAAAACCGTAAATACCACGAAGCGCTTTTAATGAACAATTTAAGTTTTATTGTCGACACACTCGTAAACCGAAACCTATGTTCAAAACCAACATACTTCTGAGAACATCAAAATATAAAGTATTTCACACAGAAGTTTGTTACTggaacacaaacagaaacaaaaagatgtaGAATACACTGATGTGTATTGTACGTGCTCAAAGTCACAAGTTTAACAACTGTACTACCAAAAAATTGCGTCAGTGTTTTGGAAAGTATTTGATTGTTCTTCAGTATCTCCTCTGCATTTCTAGTTTTACACATTTACTTGGGAACTTTACAGCAGTGGACAGAGACACGATAATTTTGTCTTCAcggtttgttttgaaagcacCATGACAACAGACTGTTCAAACTACTTCCTTACACAGGGAAATCTAAACAGAGACAATTATTGCAGTTATGGCTTTTCAGGGGTAACATTTATTATTATCCATGATAGATTTGTGAATATACAACACACAAGATCAGTATTTCCTAGTAGTCCTTCCTAGAAAGCAGTGTTGCtcatttaaaatctgttctttttataCTGTCTAAAGAAACCAAACTCTAATATTCTATATAAAACATATGTGCTTGGCCAAGCATTGAccaattttcctttcttctagaTACTGTAAAACTAAATTAAtccaaacaagcaaaacttcTCAATTGGTTAAGCAGCAAAGAAGTTCTGCTAACTTTATACAATTGATAGACTTAAGCttaatttaattctttttttttccaaaaggaTAATATGACTAAACAAATTGTATCAGACAGTGACACACACATTCCTCTCTATTAAAGACCCTAAGCTTAGtcagaaacaaggaaaggaGTAAAAGGAAGGGAATGTCTGTTCTCAGAGAACTGAAAGATTTATGCTGCACTTCACTTTTCTCTTAAAGGTCCTGAATAAAAGTTTTATAAAGCTATCTCTAGCTACTTCTCACACAAGTAGCCTGTTCAAAAATCAATTCTGAACAGCATCTCCTTCTGAAAAAGACCAAAACATCCCTGCAGTCTGATGTCTAATGACATTCTTGGCTTGTACAACACATATTCACTTGTCCTCATCGTTTGCTAGATCGCTTTTCATACTTATCCTTTGTGTGCTGGCTCCTGCTTCGGTGCCTAGGAGGAGAGTAGCTGACTCTCCTTCTGGACTGAAAGCTGGGTGTGTATGGGtgaattctgtgtttctttggtttttcttctttcctgcttttgttcGGCTCCTGCTCTTTGCTGACTTCCTTTTGCTCACTTTCTTGGTCTTGCTCTTTCTGAGATGGCAATGTGTTTTTGATGGTATTAATAAGAAATCTTTTGTTTGCACCAGCAAGAGGACATTTCAACCTGTAAAGACATAAGAGAAGCAATCAAAAGACAAGATAAAAGCATCCTGAGACAAAACCAAGAGTCTAACTTCAATAATTTTAAGacttgtttgtgttttggctTTCCTTGCATGCCACCTAGTGTAAGCTCTCAGTACAGAAAG
The Coturnix japonica isolate 7356 chromosome 1, Coturnix japonica 2.1, whole genome shotgun sequence DNA segment above includes these coding regions:
- the LOC107308285 gene encoding protein POLR1D — its product is MEEDLELERKAVEELLKEAKRGRTRAETMGAMGWLKCPLAGANKRFLINTIKNTLPSQKEQDQESEQKEVSKEQEPNKSRKEEKPKKHRIHPYTPSFQSRRRVSYSPPRHRSRSQHTKDKYEKRSSKR